Part of the Plasmodium vinckei vinckei genome assembly, chromosome: PVVCY_13 genome, aggaattaaaaaaacattagaTAAAACTAATTTAAATAGTTCTCCTTCATTGATATCTAATTCAACAGCAGCCGATACAGGATCCATGTTTTCAAATTTCCCATCTTTTACTAATCAAAATAGTGAAAATTCTGCAAGCACAGCTTATGCATTTACaacattattatcatataaaaattttccattattttGTCTTTTATTTGGAATTAGTATTGTTTTTATGTTACTATCCATATTCACCTTACCAATGATCGTTATATCTCCTAGACAGTTTGGATTTTTCTTTACATTAGCCTCAATATGTTTTGTTTCATCATTGGCATTTCTTAAAGGGTTTTCTAACTTGTACGCCCATTTGACCGAGAAAAATCGGTAAGCCGAAAAAGGACCAAAAAACGacaaaaatgatgatacaCAAATTTATGCATAATGCTGCAaagtaaaatttataaatttatatacatataaatattttttctttttctttcccCCCTTTTAGCCTTCCATTCACAACCGCATACATATTATCCTTAATTTCAACCCTTTACTATACCGTCATTAGTCCCTTTTACTTATTTGTAAGcacaaacatatatttactaagtttggatttttatacattccTTTGCTTCCATTTATGTATACTATTTGAATtgcttatataaatttatcaaataatttgCTTCCCCCTTTTAGGCCTTAATAACATCCATTATCCAAGTGTTTGCACTTATTTCTTTCATTCTTTCATACATACcaggtaaataaaaaatttaaaaaaaaaaaatgaggcGCATAACCTCAATGTATTGtcaaataatgatatatatgtttgtcctaacaaataataaaacaatatttcatatttttcttttttattaaatatgtagGTGGAGctaatgtaataaaaatggtacTTACTGGaatgtataattatattaaaggTCTATTTCGTAGAAATA contains:
- a CDS encoding protein transport protein SFT2, putative, whose protein sequence is MGGENNFDGLSFFDNNDFQNSNRDYVRGAMDDNNNRSEEKGLLEKAISFSKKGAETIQKGIKKTLDKTNLNSSPSLISNSTAADTGSMFSNFPSFTNQNSENSASTAYAFTTLLSYKNFPLFCLLFGISIVFMLLSIFTLPMIVISPRQFGFFFTLASICFVSSLAFLKGFSNLYAHLTEKNRLPFTTAYILSLISTLYYTVISPFYLFALITSIIQVFALISFILSYIPGGANVIKMVLTGMYNYIKGLFRRNNSSDLPF